The following are from one region of the Bacteroidales bacterium genome:
- a CDS encoding BtrH N-terminal domain-containing protein, translated as MNKIIDFKHGQAAHCENGVTSNLLNFYGIKLSEPMIFGIGSGLFFSYMPFIKMNGIPVTSFRPLPGVIFKRVTKRLGIEVNVQKFRNQSKSMLELNNLLEQGIPTGMVVGVYDLSYFPPAYRFRFNAHNIIGIGFKNNEYFISDPVMEDIEKLSPEDLLKNRFAKGTYKPKGKMYYIKNIPENYNIENAVKKAIKHTCKDMLTIPIPYFGLKGITTLANQVEKWPQKLGEKKAKLYLGQIVRMQEEIGTGGAGFRFMYAAFLQESGKLLNNPNLYESSEQMTLTGDRWRDFGVLAGRIFKQREKSENAYSEAANILRDIRIKEEKVFKDLQKIIKA; from the coding sequence TTGAACAAGATTATAGATTTTAAACATGGACAGGCAGCTCATTGTGAAAACGGAGTTACATCTAACTTATTAAATTTTTACGGTATCAAATTAAGTGAACCGATGATATTCGGAATTGGTTCAGGCTTATTTTTTTCGTATATGCCTTTTATAAAGATGAACGGCATTCCTGTTACATCATTCAGACCTTTACCCGGAGTAATCTTCAAAAGAGTTACCAAACGATTAGGTATCGAAGTAAACGTCCAAAAGTTCAGAAATCAAAGCAAATCTATGCTTGAGCTGAATAATCTTTTAGAACAAGGTATTCCGACAGGTATGGTTGTCGGTGTTTATGACCTTTCATATTTTCCCCCGGCTTATCGTTTCAGGTTTAATGCGCACAACATCATAGGTATAGGATTTAAAAATAATGAATATTTTATTAGTGATCCTGTCATGGAAGATATTGAGAAATTATCTCCCGAAGATCTTTTGAAAAACAGATTTGCAAAAGGAACTTATAAACCTAAGGGAAAAATGTATTATATCAAAAATATTCCTGAAAATTATAATATCGAAAATGCTGTTAAAAAAGCTATAAAGCACACATGCAAAGATATGCTTACCATACCCATTCCTTATTTCGGATTAAAAGGTATTACAACTCTCGCTAATCAAGTTGAAAAATGGCCTCAAAAATTAGGTGAAAAAAAAGCAAAACTTTATCTTGGTCAAATTGTAAGAATGCAAGAAGAAATCGGAACAGGCGGTGCAGGTTTCAGATTTATGTATGCCGCATTCCTGCAAGAATCCGGAAAATTATTGAATAATCCGAATTTATATGAAAGTTCAGAACAAATGACATTAACGGGAGACAGATGGAGAGATTTTGGTGTATTAGCAGGAAGAATTTTTAAACAAAGAGAAAAATCAGAAAATGCATATTCTGAAGCAGCAAATATATTAAGAGATATTAGAATTAAAGAAGAAAAAGTTTTTAAAGATCTTCAAAAGATAATTAAAGCGTAA